From Arachis stenosperma cultivar V10309 chromosome 2, arast.V10309.gnm1.PFL2, whole genome shotgun sequence, one genomic window encodes:
- the LOC130963073 gene encoding uncharacterized protein LOC130963073 produces the protein MSTRGRGRGRGRGRTGTVTPVPTWTDPVDFMAALGNMAAAMQATAEALGNQINQGNHGNNNDEDGPMTLATFLKVHPPIFRGTSNPTDADNWIQAMERALQAQQVPEEQWVEFGTYQLQGEAQYWWQGTRRILQPDGAAIPWEVFRTEFYKKYFPNSARNAKELELMQLKQGQMTVAEYTSKFEELCRFSRICQGAPEDFAEWKCIKYEGGLRSDILSFVAPMEIRVFSELVNKSRVAEDCVRKAAAEKGSLRMPFQRPSGRNFAPRGRNFKRGGFVPQQTQGQGNYRRSNITANQGKMFGKQPQQDLNCQKCGKYHPGVPCRLGLGVCYSCGQPGHIASNCPEEEV, from the coding sequence ATGTCGACTCGCGGACGCGGTCGCGGGCGAGGTAGAGGTAGGACAGGCACCGTTACTCCTGTACCCACATGGACTGATCCAGTAGACTTTATGGCTGCCCTGGGAAATATGGCTGCAGCTATGCAGGCAACAGCTGAGGCACTGGGTAATCAGATAAATCAGGGTAATCATGGGAATAATAATGATGAGGACGGTCCTATGACACTTGCTACATTTCTAAAAGTTCATCCTCCAATCTTCAGGGGAACCTCAAATCCCACTGATGCAGATAATTGGATTCAGGCTATGGAAAGGGCATTACAGGCACAACAGGTTCCTGAAGAGCAATGGGTTGAATTTGGAACTTATCAGTTGCAAGGTGAAGCTCAGTATTGGTGGCAGGGAACACGACGTATCCTGCAGCCTGATGGTGCTGCGATTCCTTGGGAGGTTTTCCGGACagagttctataagaaataCTTTCCTAATTCAGCTAGAAATGCCAAGGAACTTGAATTAATGCAGTTAAAGCAGGGACAGATGACTGTTGCTGAGTATACCAGTAAATTTGAGGAGTTATGTCGCTTTTCTCGTATCTGTCAAGGTGCGCCTGAAGATTTTGCtgaatggaagtgtattaaaTATGAGGGAGGTCTTCGGAGCGATATTCTGAGCTTCGTTGCCCCAATGGAGATTAGGGTGTTTTCTGAATTGGTGAATAAGAGTAGGGTGGCTGAGGATTGTGTGAGGAAGGCGGCAGCAGAGAAAGGGAGTTTGAGGATGCCTTTTCAGAGGCCTTCAGGGAGGAACTTTGCTCCGAGAGGTAGGAATTTCAAGCGTGGAGGCTTTGTTCCACAGCAGACTCAGGGTCAGGGTAATTATAGAAGATCGAATATTACTGCTAATCAAGGAAAAATGTTTGGGAAGCAGCCACAGCAGGATCTGAATTGTCAAAAGTGTGGAAAATATCATCCTGGAGTTCCGTGCAGACTGGGACTTGGAGTATGCTATTCCTGTGGACAGCCTGGGCATATAGCCAGTAATTGCCCAGAAGAAGAAGTATGA